The Pungitius pungitius chromosome 15, fPunPun2.1, whole genome shotgun sequence nucleotide sequence TGAGTGATTTGCACACCAAATATACTTAACAACAATAATCGTTGTTTGCCACCATTAAACACAGATATTGGTGTTACACATCGTGTATAATGGCCTCTGCCACCACCTGCACACATATAAACTCTGGCTCTCTTAGATGTGCTtagctttgaaatgaaaatgatttctCATGAGGTTCTTTGTACCACAATGGGATTTGCATCATAGAATATTTCACATGTGTAATTAGTTCAAAGggaattttgagttttttttgtactttcgTAATGTTGGAAATAGGGCATAACCTTAACGTTGTCGTGGTTTTAAGATGTTCTTTTCAACAAATAGCCCATTCTGTAacagttttgtattttttcttttctcaaaggGTCCCTCTGGGACTCTGAAACAATTAAGACAGgcgaaaaatattattttaattgatAATTCTTGTCAAGGGTCCAAAtactttcattaaaataaaaaattgtaaaTTCCATCACAGTAATATCGTATATTCCCCTGCAGATGGCAGTATAacactgtttttgtttgactgGCTGATAATCATTAGCACTATGAGAAATGAACTACCTAATCATTATATTGTATTATCTCAAATTTTTTGGCCTACTTTGGCAATCACAATATACAGAACATATATGCAATTTATTAGTAAAAGTACTTAAAATGAAGTGTCTGTTTGTCTCCATCAACAAGTGTTTCCCAGTGAGAGACTCATCTTGTTCCTTCTGCACTGTGCTTTCAGTCCATCAAGTGCAATGTGCATATCCCTCCGTTTCAGACTCACTGAGCTGTCATCAATACTCTGCATcaacttgtgtttctttctctgGATTTTTTTAGGGCTATTGCCAAACCTCCATAATGGTGGAAATGATTAGTTACCTCAGAGAGCACCTCTATGCGTTTTCATCTATTCTAACATGTCAAAGGCAGACGttgttttaaattttaaaaagaaagttttactgttttcttaatCCCTTAAACCGAAAAATTGAAAATTCGCTTTCATCCCTGTGAGTGCCGTATGACATGGTTTAATGATGGACAATGTCTAATGGTGGAAGGGCACGATGGGCCCTTGGGATTTATGTAAGATTGTTACAGAAAAAAGTTGaaaattgtgttaaaaaaagtgttaatgATTACATCAACAATTTCATCAACAATTTAATAATTCAATTTAGTTTTTCTATTGCACACATGACCTCAATAGATAACGCAGGCAGATCatgaaaacacagcaaagaCCAAATATTCTCCTCAGACTCTTCATAATGGGGTCATACGATGTGATGAGTATAAGATGAATTTTTCTGTGCCAACCTGAACAGTGTGTTTGACACTGCATCATAATTatgtaacccccccaccccccccacgccaGCGACTGTAAAAGTATTCAGTAATATCAGCGATGCAAAGTGGAACGGCAATAAACTGCTACGGTTTACGATGTTTGTTGCACATGTACCTGGGGGAGAACAAATATTGAGGCTTTCTTTGAATCGGATGCGGACACTCGGGATCCGGCTGAAGATGCGGAGGAAAATGTTCTGGGGATTCCTCTGCATAGTGGAGGCACTACAGACCACGTGAGAGGGATGTTCAACGACGGTCCCGGACAGAGCGGCTCATCTCTGCTCCGCTGCTGACATGGACTCTTGGACACTGTGTTTTCTCAGCTCCCCACAGACCGACACGGAGGGAGGGCGATACTGACTGTCTGAATGTAACCTTTGAACCGTGGCCGTTTTGTCGTGCTGTGCTGTGTTGCGTTTCTTCTTTCCTTCGGCACAAGTTTGAACCCGCTGAGGTGCCATGGCTTGGCCCTGCATCAGCAGAGTGTGCTGCTTGGCTCGCTTCTGGAACCAGTTCGACAAATCGGACCTCTCCGTCCCGCTCACCATCCAGAACTACTCGGACATCGCCGATCAGGAGGTGCGATCCGTCACCAAACAGGTCTCTGCCTCGGAGCGCGCCCCCGGGAACCACTACTCGACCCCGGAACAGCGTGCCAACGCCGGCGCCCCATACACGCCCCAAGACGCCGCGGGGACCCGGGGATCTTTCAGGGCACGAAAGGAGCCCAGTTACAAGACCCGGGAGGACTACCGACCGCCCGCAGTGCCTTTCCCCAGTGATACCCAGTACAACGAGGATTTTAAGCCCTGGCCCATTCCCAGGAAGGAGAATTTCCCGTGGATCAGTAACGGGGGCAGCCGGGCGGACGGTGTTCCGGACAgccacgcacagccgggggacaGAGAAGAGCGGGGCAGGGGTCAGAGGTGGGGACATCAGCAAGTGATGGAGGAGAGCAAAACCAGCTCGTACAGGTATACGGCATGTCATCCTCTGCAGTGCTTGTTTCAGCACCTGTCGCTGTCCACTGCGGGCTACTGATGTGCTGCTGAAATCTGCTTTGATGCTTAATGAGATGTGTTTAAATTATGCATTAGCTTCCAGGGTCAATCCCACAAGCCTGCAAGGGGTCATCAGTACTTCTCTTACACCTTTCACATTCATATAAGACAGAGTATGAATATTAGTTTGTGGATATGTTTTAGAGCAGTTATTCACAACATGGTTTGACTTGAAACCCAGATttacccatttaaaaaaataagctgATATTTCTGAGATATAGCTGAGTTTTCTTTAAGTTCCAAATACACTGAATGATTCACTTCAGGTAATGCAGCGTCTTCCAGAGCTAATGAAGCCCCCCACCATCCGTTTTTCTAAAGACATAAGACAACTGTTCACACAGGCCAAGCACTATACGCATGACAAGTAAATTTAATCTATAGTGTTGAATGTCCCCCTTAGACAAATGTCTGCCCATACTGAGCCACTATCGGCCACCTGATGCATCACTCTCCCTCCAGGCAGGAGTACAGGCCATGGACGGGGGTCAGACCGACCACAAGCGCGAGGAAACATCCTTCAGCTCAATTCTCCAGCCCGGGGACAGAGGCCACCAAAGTCCCACGGGAGACCAGTTATCAGGCTGCCTACAGTGGGGACGGCCCCAAGTCCATAGGGCTGCATCACGGGGTGAACGATCTCACATCAGCTGCCTCCAGCATACAACCTGCTGCTGTGCCCCAGACCACCGCCACCGCCGTGCAAGCCGGCAGgtcacccgccccccccagcctccAGCAGAGCGTCCCGATCGAGAGGGCCGAGTTAAGTTCACTAATCATGGGAGAGGTAGGCAGAGACACACGTGTTGGCCACATGCTCTATTTTCTATGATATATTAGTGCAAAAGCTGGTGTCAATCCTGCTGGAGCAGCATAAAgtccattattaaaacaaagggTTCGTTGGATTAGATTGAAATTGCAACATTCTCCTCCAGAGTGTAATCTTGCCTCATCTGCCTGTTGACTGAGGTGTTTCTGGAAAAGCGATACAGCATTCTGTCCCCAAGCAACTCGGAGTGACCCAGCTGTTTAAAAGCAGGCCGTAACACTGCTGGTGCTACACTCATTACTTTGGCCTAAATAGAGCAGGCTTAATGAGAACAAAAACCCAAACGGGTAATTCCTTCAGCGGTGGTCCAATGgtcagaaaacaaacagacttGTAGACAAATGTATTATCCGTTGATATTTAACCATTCTTGGTATTTCATTCCATCGTTTTTACGGActttgttttagtttgttttcttcCAACCCAGAAACATGAATATACAGTGCAACGCTTTACATTACTTAAACGATGAggtaaaaggaaaacatttaaaaaatcacaCCAATATTAACACAATTGTATATTATGTTCCAGATGTGTGCtcttatatatgtatatataatgcgACAGAAAGGCGGCCCCAAAAAGAACCAGATGTCTGATTGAAGCATAACTTCCTCCGAGACAAGAGGATTTGCTCAGGAAGATGAGAACTCATCAGTTCAGCAACGTTGTTCCAGATTATTGTAGGATGAACTGTGTTCAGGGAAACGTCCCCATTTCTTCCGCCCTCGGTGCTGAGGTCAGAAGTTTTGCGCTGCAGTAAATGAGAGCGATTTTGGGAGTCTCCAGAGGTTTAGTGCCATCCCTCCTCCCCGCCCACAC carries:
- the map6d1 gene encoding microtubule-associated protein 6, which produces MAWPCISRVCCLARFWNQFDKSDLSVPLTIQNYSDIADQEVRSVTKQVSASERAPGNHYSTPEQRANAGAPYTPQDAAGTRGSFRARKEPSYKTREDYRPPAVPFPSDTQYNEDFKPWPIPRKENFPWISNGGSRADGVPDSHAQPGDREERGRGQRWGHQQVMEESKTSSYRQEYRPWTGVRPTTSARKHPSAQFSSPGTEATKVPRETSYQAAYSGDGPKSIGLHHGVNDLTSAASSIQPAAVPQTTATAVQAGRSPAPPSLQQSVPIERAELSSLIMGEEHLVRTKYPPNSSAVFQSGPRVFNI